A segment of the Pyruvatibacter sp. genome:
CACTGATGCTGGTCGTCGGCGTGCAGGGGCTGGGAGGGTGGCAGGGAACAATAGAGCAATGGCAGGCGGTGCCGCGTTTTCTCGATCTGTTTCCCGATGACCTGATTCTGGCCGGGGCCGCAGGCATGGGACTGTTTGTCCTGGGCTGGATGTTTGCCGGTTTTTCTGTTGTCGGCCAGCCCCACGTTATGGTGCGCTTCATGGCTCTTGAACGTGAAGACCAGATGGTGAAGGCGCGGGTCTGGTACTACAGCTATTTCATCATGTTCTATCTGCTGGCTACGGGCGTTGGTATGTTGTCGCGGATTTACCTTCCCGATCTGGCATCGATCGATCCGGAACTCGCCTTGCCCCGAATGGCGGTTGAACTGCTGCCGCCGGTGCTGGTGGGACTTGTGCTGGCGGGCATTTTCGCGGCCACCATGTCCACGGCGGACTCGCTGGTTCTGTCGTGCTCCGCTGCCATCACCCATGACCTGGCACCCAACCGGCTGGAATCCCCGGTCCTTCTCAAAACCGCAACCGCTGTGGTGACGCTGGCAGCCCTTGGGCTTGCGTTGCTGGAAAGCCAAAGCGTCTTCAACCTGGTGATCCTGTCATGGTCAACACTTGCCTGCGCGTTCGCACCCTTGTTAGTGCTCTACGCGCTTGGGAGACGGGTTACGGAGACAACAGCGGTCGCATTGATGGTTGCGGGCGTCGCGATTGCCCTGACATGGCGCTTTGGTTTTGGCTTTCACACCAGCATCTATGAAGGCCTGCCGGGCATACTGATCCCCCTCATAGCGGGTTGGATTTTTTCGCAGCCCTTCGCAGCCAATGACGAGAGCCCAAAGGATCATCCAGCGGAAAGCAGAGCCCTTTGATCATTTTGCACTGCTGAGCAGATTCGCGCCGACCTGAACTTTCCAGAATGGATACCGTTTCACCAGACTTGCAGAGTGGCTTGCGGCCAATCCCGACGAAGCGTCAAAAACACATATTTTCGGTGAGTAGAGTGCTCCTGAAGCAGTGATGGATACCCGGCATGGCTTTGGTGCCTACCGCGCCATTCGAGAGATGGCGCCCAATGCCGAGATTCATATTTTCCGTCTGTACAACATGCAGATGGTGGCCGCCGATGACCCACCCCTTTTGAATGCATCCATGTTGAATGAAACACCGGCTTGTTTGAAGGAGACGGGTCACATAACCGCAGGGTGTTCGTTTCGAACCGGTCTCTACGTGGTAATTTCTGATGCTTTCTGCTGAACGAGAAAATACGCCCCCCAGCCAAGATTTTTCTTGTTATTGCAAATGACTCTCAATATACAAACTACAAAATAGCGCTTTACCGGGGTTTCGCTGATATACGCGTTTAACCTAGTTGCGAATGATTCTGAGTCTTATTTTCTTTTTGTCTGCTGAAGAGGTCAAAAGTGTCGAAGGGTGTTTGTGATGACTGCAGCGTCGTGGCTTCCAAAAAAAGCTTTCAGGCAAATTTGAAAGCATCCACATTCCTGGCCAGGTCGGCAGCAGCAGCTATGCTGGCGTCTGCAATGCTTGTCAGCACAACAAGCGGCATTGCCGCTCAGGGTGCAGAGGGTGCGACGTCTGGCGATGGTTTGCGAGCCGCTCCAATCAGTGTAACGGCCACCCGAAACCCAATGGAAGCGTTCAGCGTGCCCGGACAAGTGACGGTCAAAGGCGCTGAAGACATCGCGGACGAAATCCCGGCCAGTCTTGATGACCTGTTTGATGACATCCCCGGCGTAACCAGCTTTGGCGGTCCGCGCCGTACCGGCGAGATGCCGACGATCCGTGGGTTCTCCGGTCCGGATGTAATCGTGACGCTTGATGGCACGCGCCAGAACTTTGTTTCCGGTCACGATGGCCGGGCCTTTATTGATCCTGCGTTTCTTGGTGAAGCGGAGGTCGTCCGCGGATCAAGCTCGGCTCTTTACGGGTCCGGCGGTACAGGTGGCATTATTGCTCTACGTACTCTCACGGCTGATGACCTGCTCAAAGGTGATGAGACGGTTAGCGGTCGAGTTGGTCTATCTTATCGCTCTGGCAATGACGAATTCGCACAGCGCATTGTTGGTGCCTGGCGCCCCAGCAATATGACTGACGTGACTGCTGGTATCGTTCGTCGCCGATCATACGACGTACGACTGGGCAATGACGTCAAGCTGGATTCTGAAGACGACATTCTGTCCGGCTTCGTTCGTGGCGAATTCCGGCAGAACAAAAGCTCTGGCGTTCGTCTGGGTTGGAACCGCTTTCGCAATGACGCGCGTGAGCCGAACAATGGCCAGGCAGCCGGTGGCACCCTTGCCGACAAGAACGTCGACTCCGAAACCATTTCAGGCGGCTTCTTTTTCAACCCGCCAACCAATCCTGTTCTGGACGCGGAAGTAACCGTGTACCGAACTGTCAGCAGCGTTGACGAAACCAACCTGACAGGAGCTTCAGCCAACCTGTTACAGGAACGCAAGCTGACAACTTTCGGCTTCAATGCGGACAACACCAGCAACTTTGCCCTTACCGACAACGTTGACCTCTCGCTCACTCTGGGTATCGACTTTTATCGCGAAGATGCTGAGGGCTTGCTCAATGGTGGCCTGCGCGGTGGCGTGGTAACGGGTAATCAGCAGTTTTACGGCATATTCGCCCAGTCTGCTTTCAGCTTATACGATCTGTTTGGACTGGAAGGATCTGAGCTGACAGTCACGCCAGGCTTCCGCTATGACAATTTCGACAGCGCAGACAATGTCGGCAACAATACTGAAGACAATCAGCTTTCACCAAAAGTGAGTGTGAGATTTGCCCCGACTGAATGGGGTTTTGTCTATGGCTCATACGCGGAAGCATTTCGCGCGCCGCGTCTCGATGAACTGTTCCCCACAGGAACCCACTTCCCTGTGTTTACAGCAACGAATGCCGTTGTTGACTTCAACACATTTATTACAAATACCACCCTTGAACCGCAGTCCACGGACACGTGGGAAGGTGGGCTTGGTGTCGAGTTTGATGATGTGTTTGGTGACGGCGATGTGCTGCAGGCGAAAGCCGGTTACTACTCCATCAAAGGCAAAAACTTCCTCACCACGCAGGTGACGCAAACTGCGAACACGACAAATCCGCAATTCTTCCCTGCACCCTTCCTGGTTCCCGGATTTACGTGCCGGGCATTCATCTCAATCACTGCTGACCCGAATGGCTGTGGCGGTACGACGCAAATCGTCAATATCCCCAACGCAGAGCTGGATGGTTTCGAGCTTGAAGCCAGCTACGAGTCATCCCGCTTCCGGGTCAAACTTGCCGGCTCCACCATGGACACCAAGAACAAGGCAACCGGCGACCCCATCGGCGTTGAGCAGCCAGACCAGATCACTGCCGACCTTCGCCTGAAGCTTCCTGAAGTCGACAGCTTTATTGGCTGGCAGGCAACGCTCGCTGACAAACACAATGGCGGAACCATTCGGGCCAATGATCGCAACTCCTATCAGCTGCATGAAGTGTATGGCCGCTGGCAGGCAGAAGAAGGCGCGCTTGCGGGATTCAGCGTTGGCGTCACCACGGAAAACCTTTTCGACGAAGAATACCAGCGCGTTTCCTCAGACACAGTTGAAGAAGGCCGCAGCGTTCTGGTCGACGTCAGTTATCGCCTTGCCTGGTAACCACACAACACGACCCCAGCGGTCACACTTCAGGAGAAACACCATGCCGGACACCTCTGTTTCTGGACTCCACTCTCGTGTTGCCGAGCTTAGAGAACGATTGCCCAAGTTGCGGGCACGCGACGTTGCTGCCGAGCTTGGCATTTCAGAAGCCGAACTGGTCTGTTCCGGACTTGGCAAGACAGCAACCCGGCTTAGCGGATCATGGTCTGCAGTGATTACGGCTTTCGGTGATCTGGGCGAGGTCATGGCCCTCACCCGCAACGAAGGTGTGGTGCATGAAAAGGTGGGTGAGTACGCCAACATGGATTTCGGCGCCCATGGCGGCATTGTCTTGAACCACGATATTGACCTGCGCCTCTTTCTGGGCCGCTGGCACTTCGGCTTCGCCGTCAACGAAGACACGCGCTCGGGTTCAAGGCGCAGCCTTCAGTTCTTCGATATTGACGGTACTGCTGTTCACAAGGTGTACATGCGATCAGAGAGCAATGACGCGGCATATGATGCTTTGGTCGAACGCTTTTCTCATGAAGACCAGTCCAACCTGATTGAAACACGACCGGTTCCGGGGACTGCCGCTGACAAGCCTGACAGTGAAATCAACCACGAGGCTATGTTGCAGGAGTGGAGCCGGCTCAAGGACACTCATGACTTCTTCCCGCTGCTGCGTAAATACAAAGTAGGGCGGCAGCAGGCGTTGAGGCTTGCAGAAGGTCGTTTTGCCCAGCAGGCCCCTTCTGATTCTGTTCAGCGCGTGCTGAACACGGCAGCCGATCGTGGCGCACCAATTATGGTGTTTGTCGGCAACAAGGGGTGCATCCAGATCCATACCGGTCCGGTGGTCCGCATTGAGCC
Coding sequences within it:
- a CDS encoding TonB-dependent receptor, which translates into the protein MSKGVCDDCSVVASKKSFQANLKASTFLARSAAAAMLASAMLVSTTSGIAAQGAEGATSGDGLRAAPISVTATRNPMEAFSVPGQVTVKGAEDIADEIPASLDDLFDDIPGVTSFGGPRRTGEMPTIRGFSGPDVIVTLDGTRQNFVSGHDGRAFIDPAFLGEAEVVRGSSSALYGSGGTGGIIALRTLTADDLLKGDETVSGRVGLSYRSGNDEFAQRIVGAWRPSNMTDVTAGIVRRRSYDVRLGNDVKLDSEDDILSGFVRGEFRQNKSSGVRLGWNRFRNDAREPNNGQAAGGTLADKNVDSETISGGFFFNPPTNPVLDAEVTVYRTVSSVDETNLTGASANLLQERKLTTFGFNADNTSNFALTDNVDLSLTLGIDFYREDAEGLLNGGLRGGVVTGNQQFYGIFAQSAFSLYDLFGLEGSELTVTPGFRYDNFDSADNVGNNTEDNQLSPKVSVRFAPTEWGFVYGSYAEAFRAPRLDELFPTGTHFPVFTATNAVVDFNTFITNTTLEPQSTDTWEGGLGVEFDDVFGDGDVLQAKAGYYSIKGKNFLTTQVTQTANTTNPQFFPAPFLVPGFTCRAFISITADPNGCGGTTQIVNIPNAELDGFELEASYESSRFRVKLAGSTMDTKNKATGDPIGVEQPDQITADLRLKLPEVDSFIGWQATLADKHNGGTIRANDRNSYQLHEVYGRWQAEEGALAGFSVGVTTENLFDEEYQRVSSDTVEEGRSVLVDVSYRLAW
- a CDS encoding sodium/proline symporter, encoding MILISFLTVLGAFLAIGLASIRQATGEREDYYLAGRSVRPWLVGLSAVATNNSGYMFIGVIGYTYEVGLAAIWLMIGWILGDFLGSTFVHRRLRQATAATKEASYVSVLARWYGDGFATWQRIGAVIVVLFLIAYAAAQIAAGGKALQGVLGFDPRLGAIAVALVVVAYSIAGGIRASIWTDAAQSFVMLAAMTLMLVVGVQGLGGWQGTIEQWQAVPRFLDLFPDDLILAGAAGMGLFVLGWMFAGFSVVGQPHVMVRFMALEREDQMVKARVWYYSYFIMFYLLATGVGMLSRIYLPDLASIDPELALPRMAVELLPPVLVGLVLAGIFAATMSTADSLVLSCSAAITHDLAPNRLESPVLLKTATAVVTLAALGLALLESQSVFNLVILSWSTLACAFAPLLVLYALGRRVTETTAVALMVAGVAIALTWRFGFGFHTSIYEGLPGILIPLIAGWIFSQPFAANDESPKDHPAESRAL
- a CDS encoding ChuX/HutX family heme-like substrate-binding protein — its product is MPDTSVSGLHSRVAELRERLPKLRARDVAAELGISEAELVCSGLGKTATRLSGSWSAVITAFGDLGEVMALTRNEGVVHEKVGEYANMDFGAHGGIVLNHDIDLRLFLGRWHFGFAVNEDTRSGSRRSLQFFDIDGTAVHKVYMRSESNDAAYDALVERFSHEDQSNLIETRPVPGTAADKPDSEINHEAMLQEWSRLKDTHDFFPLLRKYKVGRQQALRLAEGRFAQQAPSDSVQRVLNTAADRGAPIMVFVGNKGCIQIHTGPVVRIEPIGPWINVLDDGFNLHLRTDLVASAWVVRKPTVDGDVTSVEVYDVDGNMMVQFFGERKPGQTERDDWRQLIADGVLGQGVAA